In the Desulfuromonas sp. DDH964 genome, GCCGAGTTCGCGGAAATCTGCAACAACTGCGGCCTTACCTTCATTGGCCCGACCGCTGAAAACATGCGCCTGATGGGCGATAAAATCAGCGCCCGGCAAACAGTCACCAAGGCTGGCGTCCCCATTCTTCCCGGCACCAAGGACGGGGTTCACACCGCCGAGGAGGCCATGCGCATTGCCGGCGAGATTGGTTACCCGATCATCATCAAGGCGACGGCCGGCGGTGGGGGGCGTGGAATGAAGGTGGTTCATTCTCCGGCTTCTCTGGCCAACGCTTTTGCGGCCGCCCGCTCCGAGGCCCAGGCCGGATTCGGGAATCCCGAGGTCTACATCGAGAAATTCTGTGAGCGTCCCCGGCATGTCGAAATCCAGATCATGGCGGACAAACATGGCAACGTCATTCATCTCGGCGAGCGCGACTGTTCCATTCAGCGCCGCCACCAGAAACTGATCGAAGAGGCGCCCTGCCCGGTGCTGAGCCCCGCCCTGCGCAAGAAGATGGGGGAATGTGCGGTGGCTGCCGCCAAGGCGGTCGGCTATACCAGCGTCGGGACCATGGAATTTCTGCTCGACAAGGACCACAATTTCTATTTCATGGAAATGAACACCCGGGTTCAGGTTGAACATCCGGTGACCGAGATGATTACTGGCGTTGATATTATCAAGGAACAGATTCGCAGTGCCGCTGGCCTGCCGCTGCGCTTCAAACAGTCGGATATCAAGATTCACGGCCACGCCATCGAGTGCCGTATCAACGCAGAGCACCCCTTCAAGTTCACCCCGTCCCCCGGCAAGATCGACGGCTACCATACCCCCGGAGGCCTCGGTGTGCGCGTCGACAGTTTCGTTTATGATCAGTATACGGTCCTGCCCCACTACGACTCGATGATCGCCAAGCTCATCGTGCATGCCGATACCCGTGAAGAAGCCATCAAACGCATGGCTCGGGCTCTCGATGAATACATCATCGAAGGGATCAAGACCACGATCCCCTTCCATCAGAAAATCATGGACAACAGGGAATTCATCGAAGGAAACGTCGATACCGGATTTCTTGAACGAATGGTAATCTGACATTGCAGCAGACGGCAAAGGCCGGGGCAACCCGGCCTTTGCCGTTCCGGGGAATGCGATGACCCTTATCCCTTGGCGCCTGTTGCGCAGTGGACCCGCCACCGGGAGCTTCAACATGGCCCTCGATCAGGCGCTCCTCGAAGCCGTGGCCGCCGGTCGCAGCGGGTCGGTGCTGCGCCTCTACCACTGG is a window encoding:
- the accC gene encoding acetyl-CoA carboxylase biotin carboxylase subunit, which produces MFHKILIANRGEIALRIIRACKELGIKTVAVHSDVDSESLHVKLADESICIGPAPSAKSYLNMKSIISAAEVTDADAIHPGYGFLSENAEFAEICNNCGLTFIGPTAENMRLMGDKISARQTVTKAGVPILPGTKDGVHTAEEAMRIAGEIGYPIIIKATAGGGGRGMKVVHSPASLANAFAAARSEAQAGFGNPEVYIEKFCERPRHVEIQIMADKHGNVIHLGERDCSIQRRHQKLIEEAPCPVLSPALRKKMGECAVAAAKAVGYTSVGTMEFLLDKDHNFYFMEMNTRVQVEHPVTEMITGVDIIKEQIRSAAGLPLRFKQSDIKIHGHAIECRINAEHPFKFTPSPGKIDGYHTPGGLGVRVDSFVYDQYTVLPHYDSMIAKLIVHADTREEAIKRMARALDEYIIEGIKTTIPFHQKIMDNREFIEGNVDTGFLERMVI